One window from the genome of [Clostridium] celerecrescens 18A encodes:
- the aroA gene encoding 3-phosphoshikimate 1-carboxyvinyltransferase: MKFTKASPLKGEITIPGDKSISHRSVMFGSIAKGTTEISHFLQGADCLSTISCFKKMGIQIENNQDTVIVHGNGLRGLKKPETILDCGNSGTTTRLISGLLAAQDFDITLTGDESIQKRPMKRIMDPLSLMGADIKSVKENGCAPLSIGGKKLHGIHYTSPVASAQIKSCILLAGLYAEGETKVTEPYVSRNHSEIMLKYFGANVKTEGTTACIAPAEELYGNKIVVSGDISSAAYFIAAGLMIPGSEILIKHVGINPTRDGIIHVCRDMGADITLLKVNTDSGEPTADILVKSGSLQGITIGGAIIPTLIDELPMIAAMACFAEGETIIKDAAELKVKESNRIEVMVRNLSAMGADVEETEDGMIIRGGKPLHGAVIDSKLDHRIAMTFAVAGLCAEGETEILGAECVNISYPGFYQDLERLMK; the protein is encoded by the coding sequence ATGAAATTCACAAAAGCCTCCCCTTTAAAGGGCGAAATAACCATACCAGGTGACAAGTCCATCTCTCACCGCAGCGTGATGTTTGGTTCTATTGCAAAAGGAACCACGGAAATCAGCCACTTTCTCCAGGGGGCCGACTGCCTTTCCACCATCTCCTGCTTTAAGAAAATGGGAATTCAGATTGAAAACAACCAGGACACTGTCATTGTCCATGGCAATGGACTCCGGGGCTTAAAAAAACCGGAAACAATCTTAGACTGCGGAAACAGCGGAACCACCACACGCCTGATCTCCGGTCTTCTGGCTGCTCAGGATTTTGATATAACCTTAACCGGTGACGAATCCATTCAAAAACGACCTATGAAGCGCATTATGGACCCGTTATCCTTAATGGGGGCTGATATAAAGAGCGTAAAGGAAAATGGCTGTGCTCCTCTTTCCATAGGAGGTAAAAAGCTTCACGGCATCCATTATACAAGCCCGGTAGCTTCCGCCCAGATAAAATCCTGCATCCTATTAGCCGGACTGTATGCAGAGGGCGAAACAAAGGTGACGGAACCTTATGTATCCAGAAACCATTCGGAAATCATGCTGAAATATTTTGGGGCCAATGTTAAGACAGAAGGAACCACCGCCTGCATCGCTCCCGCTGAAGAACTCTACGGGAATAAGATCGTTGTTTCGGGGGATATCTCTTCTGCTGCTTACTTTATTGCGGCAGGCCTGATGATTCCGGGATCAGAAATACTAATTAAGCATGTCGGAATTAACCCTACCCGGGATGGGATCATTCACGTTTGCCGGGATATGGGTGCTGATATCACTCTGTTGAAGGTGAATACGGATTCCGGGGAACCTACTGCGGATATTCTGGTAAAATCCGGCTCTCTGCAAGGTATTACTATCGGCGGTGCTATTATCCCTACCCTCATCGATGAGCTTCCCATGATCGCTGCCATGGCCTGCTTCGCAGAGGGCGAAACCATTATAAAGGATGCAGCGGAATTAAAAGTAAAGGAATCCAACCGCATTGAGGTTATGGTGAGGAATTTATCTGCCATGGGAGCCGATGTAGAGGAAACAGAGGATGGCATGATCATCAGAGGCGGAAAGCCTCTTCACGGTGCTGTCATAGACAGCAAGCTGGATCACCGGATCGCCATGACCTTTGCAGTTGCAGGGCTTTGTGCAGAAGGAGAAACAGAAATCTTAGGCGCAGAATGCGTGAATATCTCTTATCCTGGCTTTTATCAGGATCTGGAGAGATTGATGAAATAA
- a CDS encoding cysteine hydrolase family protein translates to MKKLLIVVDMQKDFIDGSLGTPEAVSIVPKVKRKIEEYQAAGDEVIFTLDTHEENYLNSQEGKKLPVVHCVRGTAGWELDNSLKEFQGIRFEKNTFGSSVIGEYVTEREYESIELVGLCTDICVISNALLVKAFLPETPVLVDSSCCAGVTVKSHENSLEAMKMCQIEVL, encoded by the coding sequence ATGAAAAAGTTGTTAATCGTAGTAGATATGCAAAAGGATTTTATCGACGGCTCCCTGGGAACGCCCGAGGCGGTGTCTATCGTTCCTAAGGTAAAAAGAAAAATAGAGGAATATCAGGCAGCAGGAGATGAAGTGATCTTCACCCTGGATACCCATGAGGAGAATTATCTTAATTCTCAGGAGGGGAAAAAACTACCGGTCGTTCACTGTGTCAGGGGAACAGCCGGATGGGAGCTTGATAATTCCTTAAAGGAATTTCAGGGGATACGTTTTGAAAAAAACACGTTTGGAAGCTCAGTGATTGGAGAATATGTGACAGAAAGAGAATATGAATCCATTGAACTGGTGGGTTTATGTACGGACATCTGTGTGATTTCCAATGCCCTGTTGGTCAAAGCTTTTCTTCCTGAGACTCCGGTGCTGGTGGACTCCTCCTGCTGTGCGGGTGTGACTGTAAAAAGCCATGAAAATTCGTTAGAGGCTATGAAGATGTGCCAAATCGAAGTTTTATAG
- a CDS encoding GNAT family N-acetyltransferase encodes MHSKVEAMFNDWDEALIWSCLQGHMGNIVLDNEKNPASAMIEIGDFCFFAGQSNTALFHDLEGEKLLIPKDNAWEALIENFFDGRVSKIFRYAIKKEPDVFDKARLASFINGLDDCYELRMIDKEVYELAGQEAWSVDLCSQFKDYADYQRRAFGVSILHNGKLVAGASPYAVYNNGIEIEIDTKPDYRGKGLATVCGAKLILESLERNVYPSWDAHDLRSVALAEKLGYHLSHPYVTYELIGR; translated from the coding sequence ATGCACAGCAAGGTTGAAGCCATGTTTAATGATTGGGATGAAGCTCTAATATGGTCATGTTTGCAAGGTCATATGGGAAACATTGTCTTAGATAATGAAAAAAATCCCGCGTCTGCAATGATTGAAATCGGTGACTTCTGCTTTTTCGCAGGCCAGTCAAATACCGCCCTTTTTCATGATTTAGAAGGAGAAAAGCTGCTCATACCGAAAGATAACGCTTGGGAAGCACTGATCGAGAATTTTTTTGATGGTCGTGTAAGTAAAATATTTCGCTATGCAATTAAAAAGGAACCAGATGTTTTTGATAAAGCAAGACTGGCTTCTTTCATTAATGGTCTCGATGACTGTTATGAGCTTCGGATGATAGACAAAGAAGTATATGAATTAGCTGGACAGGAAGCATGGTCCGTGGATTTATGTTCTCAGTTTAAAGATTATGCTGACTATCAGCGCCGGGCATTCGGGGTATCAATATTACACAATGGTAAATTGGTGGCAGGTGCTTCCCCTTATGCTGTTTATAATAATGGTATTGAAATTGAGATAGATACAAAACCCGATTATAGAGGCAAGGGACTAGCGACAGTATGCGGAGCAAAATTGATCCTTGAAAGCCTGGAACGAAATGTTTATCCAAGTTGGGATGCTCATGACTTACGTTCTGTAGCTTTAGCAGAAAAACTCGGTTATCACCTTTCCCATCCATATGTGACATATGAACTGATAGGCAGGTAG
- a CDS encoding ABC transporter substrate-binding protein → MKKSIKPLLLAAMAAAALSGCSSKSAPEEPADNNSTTQASSGTEAGNAADGTSYTIGVGQFAEHGSLDNCREGFLQGLAEEGIEEGKNLTVMYENAQADGGTASQIVNNFLSKKVDLICGIATPMAQAAYSGAKKASVPVIFTAVTDPVAAALANEDGTPVGEITGTSDKLPVEKQLEMIRKILPDAKTIGILYSTSEVNSETAIKEYKAAAASYGFEIVEGPVSATADIPLATDSILEKVDCLNNLTDNTVVSSLPLILDKAGKKNIPVFGSEVEQVKIGCLASIGLDYVDLGKQTGIMAAKVLKGEAKASEINFEVIKEAAFYGNSKVAENLGITLPSELTGSAAEIFTEIAH, encoded by the coding sequence ATGAAAAAATCGATCAAACCCCTGTTACTTGCTGCTATGGCAGCTGCCGCACTCTCCGGCTGTTCTTCCAAGTCAGCTCCGGAAGAACCTGCTGATAATAATTCTACAACCCAGGCATCTTCTGGTACTGAGGCTGGAAATGCTGCAGACGGCACATCCTATACCATTGGTGTCGGACAGTTTGCAGAGCACGGTTCCCTTGATAACTGCCGGGAAGGCTTTTTACAGGGCCTTGCAGAAGAAGGGATCGAGGAAGGGAAAAACTTAACCGTCATGTATGAAAATGCACAGGCAGACGGAGGAACCGCAAGCCAGATCGTTAATAACTTCCTTTCAAAAAAAGTGGATTTGATCTGCGGCATCGCTACCCCAATGGCTCAGGCTGCCTATAGCGGAGCAAAAAAGGCCAGCGTTCCCGTCATTTTCACGGCAGTTACAGATCCGGTTGCCGCGGCTCTGGCTAATGAGGATGGAACTCCGGTTGGGGAAATCACCGGAACCAGTGATAAGCTTCCCGTGGAAAAACAGCTGGAAATGATCCGCAAGATTCTTCCCGATGCTAAGACCATCGGCATCCTTTACAGCACCAGTGAGGTGAACTCAGAAACAGCAATCAAGGAATATAAAGCCGCAGCCGCTTCCTATGGCTTTGAAATCGTAGAAGGCCCGGTATCCGCAACTGCTGATATCCCCCTGGCAACTGACAGCATTCTGGAAAAGGTTGACTGCTTAAACAACTTAACGGATAACACCGTAGTAAGCTCTCTTCCTCTGATCCTGGATAAGGCCGGAAAGAAGAACATACCCGTATTCGGCAGTGAAGTAGAACAGGTAAAAATCGGCTGTCTGGCTTCCATTGGTCTTGATTATGTGGACTTAGGCAAGCAGACCGGTATAATGGCCGCAAAGGTATTAAAGGGCGAAGCAAAAGCAAGCGAAATAAATTTTGAAGTGATCAAGGAAGCCGCATTCTACGGAAATTCAAAGGTTGCCGAAAACCTGGGGATTACCCTTCCGTCAGAGCTCACCGGTTCTGCTGCTGAAATTTTTACAGAAATTGCCCACTAG
- a CDS encoding ABC transporter permease, with translation MSIILGVLEEGLVYAIMALGVYITYKILDFPDLSVDGTFPLGGAITVTMILAGINPAATLLIAFAVGALAGCITGFIHVKLKVRDLLSGIIVMTALYSVNLRVAGKSNVPFFNNDSIFENSFVNRLFPGKLADISVVIILVVIVVIVKLLLDQYLKTRSGYLLRAVGDNETLVTSLAKDKGMVKIIGLAIANGLAALAGSVYCQQKGFFEISMGTGTIVIGLANVIIGTKLFKRVGFVKSTTAVIIGSIIYKACVSFAIYLGMEASDLKLITSVLFLAILVLSNGREKKVKHHA, from the coding sequence ATGTCAATCATACTTGGCGTTTTGGAAGAAGGCCTGGTCTATGCCATTATGGCACTGGGCGTTTACATCACTTATAAGATTCTGGATTTTCCCGATCTTTCTGTCGATGGAACCTTCCCTTTGGGAGGCGCAATTACCGTTACCATGATCCTGGCCGGAATAAATCCGGCGGCAACGCTATTGATTGCCTTTGCCGTCGGTGCCCTGGCCGGATGCATCACCGGCTTCATCCATGTTAAATTAAAGGTACGGGATCTTCTGTCAGGTATCATTGTCATGACTGCCCTCTATTCTGTGAACCTAAGGGTAGCCGGAAAGTCCAATGTCCCATTTTTTAATAATGATTCCATCTTTGAAAACAGTTTTGTAAACCGCCTGTTTCCCGGGAAGCTTGCAGATATCAGCGTTGTGATTATATTAGTAGTCATCGTGGTGATCGTTAAGCTTTTGCTTGACCAATATCTGAAGACCCGCTCCGGCTATTTGCTAAGAGCTGTGGGTGACAATGAAACTCTTGTTACCTCTCTTGCCAAGGACAAAGGCATGGTTAAGATCATCGGTCTTGCCATCGCAAACGGCCTGGCTGCTCTGGCCGGTTCCGTATACTGCCAGCAAAAAGGGTTTTTTGAAATCAGTATGGGAACAGGTACCATTGTAATTGGTCTTGCCAATGTAATCATTGGAACAAAGCTGTTTAAACGGGTTGGGTTTGTGAAATCCACCACCGCGGTCATTATCGGCTCTATCATTTACAAAGCCTGCGTGTCTTTTGCTATTTATCTTGGAATGGAAGCATCGGATTTAAAACTGATCACATCAGTGTTGTTCCTGGCTATTCTGGTACTCAGCAACGGCAGGGAAAAGAAGGTGAAACATCATGCTTGA
- a CDS encoding ABC transporter ATP-binding protein: protein MLELQNINKYYNQGTVNEICLFQNFNLTIKDQQFVSVVGSNGSGKTSLLNIICGSIPLDSGSILVGGADITNMPEFKRQRRIGRVYQNPAMGTCPNMTILENMALADTKGKPFNLLPGTNKQRISYYREQLRFLGLGLEDKLHVKVGVLSGGQRQAMALLMSTMTPIEFLILDEHTAALDPKTAENIMELTDRIVKEKHLTTIMVTHNLRYAVEYGNRLLMMHQGNAIVDKEGNEKSNMDVEHILEKFNEISIECGN, encoded by the coding sequence ATGCTTGAACTTCAAAACATCAATAAATATTACAACCAGGGAACGGTCAATGAGATATGCCTGTTCCAGAACTTTAATCTTACCATCAAAGACCAGCAGTTCGTATCTGTGGTAGGAAGCAACGGCTCCGGCAAGACTTCCCTGTTAAACATCATCTGCGGAAGCATTCCTTTGGACAGCGGTTCCATCCTGGTAGGCGGCGCCGACATCACAAACATGCCGGAATTTAAGCGCCAGCGTCGAATCGGAAGAGTTTACCAGAATCCGGCTATGGGCACATGTCCCAATATGACCATCCTGGAAAATATGGCTCTGGCTGATACTAAGGGAAAGCCCTTTAATCTTCTTCCCGGCACCAACAAGCAGCGGATATCCTATTACAGGGAACAGCTACGTTTCCTGGGCCTCGGCTTAGAGGATAAGCTGCATGTAAAGGTGGGCGTACTTTCCGGCGGTCAGAGGCAGGCTATGGCTCTTCTCATGTCCACCATGACTCCCATTGAATTCCTGATCTTAGATGAGCACACCGCTGCCCTGGATCCAAAAACTGCCGAGAACATCATGGAGCTGACAGATCGGATTGTGAAGGAAAAGCATTTGACCACCATTATGGTCACTCATAACCTTCGGTATGCCGTAGAATACGGTAACCGCCTGCTGATGATGCATCAGGGAAATGCCATCGTTGATAAAGAGGGGAACGAAAAGTCCAATATGGATGTGGAACACATTTTAGAGAAATTCAATGAGATCAGCATTGAATGCGGAAATTAG
- a CDS encoding glycoside hydrolase family 127 protein has translation MEAGKLTTMELKSIIIDDPFWNRYIDLVDHVILPFQWELINDRVEGAEKSYCIRNFRIACGDEKGEHKGVVFQDTDVAKWLEAAAYSLAKKKNPELEAAADSAIDLIARAQCDDGYLNTYYTITGKRRWSDLFEGHELYTAGHMIEAAVAYYEATGKKKFLHVVCKFADYMCKVFGREEEKIHGYPGHPEVELALVKLYRVTKMTKYLELADFFVRTRGERPCYFLNEDCIKNQNFIFPEFKDFDLDYNQSHMPLKEQETAEGHAVRAVYLYSAMADLAYEYQDKELLKQCETLWNNIVEKRMYITGSIGSASYGERFTTDYDLPNNSNYSESCATVGLAMFSNRLFRITKDGRYMDIVEKALYNTLLAGIALDGKHFFYVNPLEVVPEIAEKNPTYRHVKTTRQLWFGVSCCPPNIARTLASLGNYMYASEQNTIYVNLFISSRIETGLCSGHVELLLSSDYPVKGDVTLEITPETDGQEFTVGIRKPSYSGKAELSVNGVKEAVCLEKGYLYLTRNWKAGDKVTLVFDVSFRFVRCNPRVRDNIGKVCLMKGPMVYCLEETDNGKYLASDIIDSSVPPKEEFDESLLGGTLCAGLEGMRIDYSRVGDSLYEEEKPSYINDTFKAIPYCCWNNRGKGEMIVWLREK, from the coding sequence ATGGAAGCTGGTAAGTTGACAACAATGGAATTAAAAAGCATTATAATTGATGATCCATTCTGGAACAGATATATTGATCTGGTGGATCATGTTATATTACCCTTTCAATGGGAGCTGATCAATGATCGGGTAGAAGGGGCCGAAAAAAGCTATTGTATCAGAAATTTCCGGATTGCCTGCGGCGATGAAAAGGGAGAACACAAGGGCGTGGTATTTCAGGATACGGATGTTGCCAAATGGCTGGAAGCCGCCGCCTATTCCCTCGCTAAAAAGAAGAATCCCGAACTGGAAGCCGCCGCTGACAGCGCCATCGATTTAATTGCCAGAGCACAGTGTGATGATGGCTATTTGAATACGTATTATACAATCACAGGCAAAAGACGGTGGTCTGACCTGTTTGAAGGTCATGAGCTTTACACTGCAGGACATATGATCGAAGCGGCTGTGGCATATTATGAAGCAACGGGCAAGAAGAAATTTCTTCATGTAGTATGTAAGTTTGCCGATTACATGTGTAAGGTGTTTGGCAGGGAAGAGGAGAAAATCCATGGCTATCCGGGGCACCCGGAAGTGGAGCTGGCACTGGTAAAGCTTTACCGGGTAACAAAAATGACAAAATATCTGGAACTGGCTGATTTTTTTGTACGGACCAGAGGGGAAAGACCTTGTTATTTTTTAAACGAAGACTGTATCAAGAATCAGAATTTCATCTTTCCGGAATTTAAGGATTTTGACCTGGATTATAACCAGTCCCACATGCCATTGAAAGAACAGGAAACAGCGGAAGGGCATGCGGTGCGGGCAGTTTATTTATACAGCGCCATGGCTGACTTGGCTTATGAATATCAGGATAAAGAACTGTTGAAACAGTGCGAAACCCTGTGGAACAACATTGTGGAAAAACGGATGTACATCACCGGAAGCATTGGTTCTGCATCCTATGGGGAGAGATTTACCACGGATTATGATCTGCCGAACAATTCAAACTATTCGGAATCCTGCGCCACTGTGGGGCTTGCCATGTTTTCCAACCGGCTGTTTCGGATCACAAAGGATGGAAGATATATGGACATAGTAGAAAAGGCATTATACAACACCCTTTTGGCGGGAATCGCCCTTGATGGGAAGCATTTCTTTTATGTCAATCCTTTAGAGGTGGTTCCGGAGATTGCTGAGAAGAATCCGACTTACCGCCATGTGAAGACCACAAGGCAGCTTTGGTTTGGCGTATCCTGCTGTCCGCCTAATATTGCAAGGACCCTTGCATCCCTGGGCAATTATATGTATGCTTCAGAGCAGAATACGATATACGTGAACTTATTTATAAGCAGCAGGATTGAAACCGGCCTTTGCTCCGGCCATGTGGAGCTTCTGCTCAGTTCTGATTATCCGGTAAAAGGTGATGTAACACTGGAAATCACTCCGGAAACAGACGGACAGGAGTTTACCGTAGGGATCCGGAAACCGTCCTATTCCGGCAAGGCGGAACTAAGTGTCAATGGTGTTAAGGAAGCCGTTTGCCTGGAAAAAGGATACTTATACCTGACCCGTAACTGGAAGGCAGGAGATAAGGTCACATTGGTTTTTGATGTATCTTTCCGTTTTGTAAGATGCAATCCCAGGGTACGTGACAACATCGGGAAGGTCTGCCTGATGAAAGGGCCTATGGTGTATTGCCTGGAGGAAACGGATAACGGCAAGTATCTGGCATCAGACATCATAGACAGTTCGGTGCCGCCTAAGGAAGAGTTTGACGAATCATTGCTTGGCGGAACCTTGTGTGCCGGACTGGAAGGTATGCGCATAGATTATTCCAGGGTGGGTGATTCCCTCTATGAAGAAGAAAAACCTTCTTATATAAATGATACGTTTAAGGCGATTCCTTATTGCTGCTGGAATAACCGGGGCAAGGGTGAAATGATTGTATGGTTGCGCGAAAAGTAA
- a CDS encoding LacI family DNA-binding transcriptional regulator, with amino-acid sequence MTLKEIASMAGVSVATVSYVLNNTAQVSEETRKRVEKIIKETGYRSNILAKSLRTNESFLIGVIVEDITVWHTAHIIDGINEIAEARGYNTILNNLRLLSKIESQFEHISNFQKDIDKAVDVLIGMQVDGIIYVGMHDRKISHVLHDIKKPVVYCYCYTDGEGSSVRYSNEKTVYQMTQMLISNGHKEFGVINGLKGSEPAALRFKGFQRALDEAGIELKPENIVCGNWKYREGKEAAGKLLNKKNFPTAIVAMNDDMAVGVYDAARELGLKIPDDISVTGFDNGDIVQYVTPRITTVERPLQEMGYRSMELLLESIHGTSVGDVNITLPCALIEGESVKNRNESAVYE; translated from the coding sequence ATGACATTAAAAGAAATTGCTTCAATGGCCGGTGTATCCGTAGCAACGGTATCATATGTGCTCAATAATACGGCTCAGGTAAGTGAAGAGACAAGAAAAAGGGTAGAAAAGATCATAAAAGAAACAGGATACCGGTCCAATATCCTGGCGAAAAGTCTTCGGACAAATGAATCGTTCCTGATTGGAGTGATTGTTGAAGACATTACTGTCTGGCATACGGCCCATATCATTGACGGGATCAATGAAATTGCAGAAGCAAGAGGATATAATACCATCTTAAACAATTTAAGGCTTCTTAGCAAAATAGAATCTCAGTTTGAACATATTTCAAATTTTCAGAAGGACATCGACAAGGCGGTTGATGTTCTGATTGGAATGCAGGTGGATGGCATTATTTATGTGGGGATGCATGACCGCAAAATAAGCCATGTGCTTCATGATATAAAAAAACCGGTGGTTTATTGTTACTGTTATACGGATGGGGAAGGATCCTCGGTCCGCTATAGCAACGAAAAAACGGTTTACCAGATGACCCAGATGTTAATAAGTAATGGACACAAGGAGTTTGGCGTGATCAACGGGCTAAAGGGATCAGAGCCTGCTGCCCTTCGGTTTAAGGGCTTTCAGAGAGCCTTGGACGAGGCAGGGATAGAATTAAAGCCTGAGAACATTGTATGCGGAAACTGGAAGTACCGGGAAGGAAAGGAGGCAGCCGGAAAGCTTCTTAATAAAAAGAACTTTCCAACTGCGATCGTAGCGATGAACGACGATATGGCAGTAGGTGTTTATGATGCTGCGAGAGAACTCGGACTTAAAATTCCAGACGATATTTCAGTAACGGGTTTTGATAATGGAGATATTGTCCAGTATGTGACCCCAAGAATCACCACAGTGGAAAGACCTCTTCAGGAAATGGGATACCGTTCCATGGAGCTTTTGCTGGAAAGTATTCATGGAACCAGTGTGGGAGATGTAAACATCACCCTGCCCTGCGCCCTGATAGAAGGAGAGTCGGTAAAGAATCGGAACGAATCTGCGGTTTATGAATAA
- a CDS encoding carbohydrate ABC transporter permease, with protein MNSVKAKKKAGRILIFILKILVAVIMFSPIIWVFSGGFKNLTEFTTSSDIIPKNVTLENFNYIFFHSNYYLYVRNTVLLMAGTTLGTLISSSFVAYPLARMEFPGKNLIFSLIVGTMMIPGIALIIPQYIMFGKIGWLDSLLPMIVPSFFAYPYNVFLFRQFFRSIPKELDEAATIDGCSKLGVFFKVLVPLSKSTFTTIGVLSSVFWWNELTQPVFYINSDKWRTLTIALMTTFMYTSGNAFVINWPSIMAASSLMILPPMLLYLFGSRFLVEGIKTSGLKG; from the coding sequence ATGAATTCAGTAAAGGCAAAGAAAAAGGCAGGCAGGATTCTGATTTTTATTCTTAAGATTCTTGTTGCTGTTATCATGTTCTCTCCGATCATATGGGTGTTTTCGGGAGGATTTAAAAATTTAACAGAGTTCACCACCTCTTCTGATATCATCCCTAAGAATGTGACCCTGGAGAACTTTAACTATATCTTCTTTCATTCCAACTATTATTTATATGTAAGAAATACCGTTCTATTAATGGCAGGAACAACGTTAGGGACATTAATATCCTCTTCCTTTGTAGCCTATCCTCTTGCAAGAATGGAGTTTCCTGGGAAGAACTTAATATTTTCATTGATTGTGGGAACGATGATGATTCCGGGGATTGCCCTGATTATTCCCCAGTACATTATGTTTGGGAAGATCGGCTGGCTTGATTCCCTTCTCCCCATGATCGTACCGTCATTTTTTGCTTATCCCTATAATGTATTTCTTTTCCGGCAGTTTTTCCGGTCTATCCCAAAGGAACTGGATGAAGCAGCAACCATAGACGGATGCAGCAAGCTGGGTGTGTTTTTTAAAGTGCTGGTGCCTCTGTCAAAATCCACCTTTACCACAATCGGTGTGCTTTCCAGTGTATTCTGGTGGAATGAGCTGACCCAGCCGGTGTTCTATATTAACAGCGACAAGTGGAGAACGCTGACCATTGCATTAATGACTACATTTATGTATACTTCTGGTAATGCATTTGTTATTAACTGGCCGTCAATTATGGCAGCATCATCTCTTATGATTCTGCCCCCAATGCTTCTTTACCTGTTTGGTTCCAGATTCCTGGTTGAAGGGATCAAAACTTCCGGTTTAAAAGGATAG
- a CDS encoding carbohydrate ABC transporter permease, whose product MPLSERIVNAMKNEKRKPINKKKLMNHLTAYAFCAPWFIGFICFTLFPIVFMFAVSLTNRKLNGISNFVGLANYVNMVQSPTFWNSIKVTLFFTVVMMVVTTIWAVILAMLLNYKQKLNGIFQFCYFLPSVIPTVALAYTFRTIFGKEAGLLNALISQMTAKNVMVNWLYDKHTIYLAVFFITLFTYNTGQMMLIFRSGLNDVPGELYEACDIDGASPFRKFFGVTLPMISPIVLFNAVMGCISALNGSFALLYPLTGESGDPDGMTQVLSLLIYKEAFSNMKVGYACALSVVLFLIACGFGIGIFAVSKKLVYYEN is encoded by the coding sequence GTGCCTTTAAGCGAAAGGATCGTGAATGCTATGAAAAATGAGAAAAGGAAGCCGATAAATAAAAAGAAGCTTATGAATCATCTGACTGCATATGCTTTTTGTGCCCCATGGTTTATAGGATTTATATGTTTTACCTTATTTCCCATTGTTTTTATGTTTGCAGTGAGTTTGACAAACCGGAAATTAAACGGCATTTCAAATTTTGTAGGATTGGCAAATTACGTGAATATGGTTCAAAGCCCTACCTTTTGGAACTCCATAAAAGTAACCTTGTTTTTTACGGTTGTTATGATGGTGGTTACTACGATCTGGGCAGTGATTCTTGCTATGCTGTTGAATTATAAACAGAAATTAAACGGCATATTCCAGTTCTGTTATTTTCTTCCGTCCGTTATACCGACGGTTGCACTGGCGTATACATTCCGCACGATTTTCGGAAAAGAGGCAGGTCTTTTAAATGCCTTAATTTCACAGATGACTGCAAAAAATGTCATGGTGAACTGGCTGTATGACAAACACACCATATATCTTGCTGTATTTTTTATTACCCTGTTTACATACAACACCGGACAGATGATGCTGATCTTCCGCTCAGGCTTAAATGATGTTCCCGGAGAACTTTATGAAGCGTGTGACATTGACGGTGCAAGCCCGTTCCGGAAGTTTTTCGGCGTAACGCTTCCCATGATATCCCCCATTGTGCTGTTTAATGCGGTTATGGGCTGCATCAGCGCGCTTAACGGTTCCTTTGCACTGCTGTATCCATTGACAGGGGAAAGCGGGGATCCTGACGGGATGACCCAGGTTTTAAGCCTTTTGATTTATAAGGAAGCTTTCAGCAATATGAAAGTCGGATATGCCTGTGCGCTGTCGGTGGTTCTTTTTCTGATCGCCTGCGGTTTTGGGATCGGCATATTTGCAGTATCAAAAAAACTTGTCTATTACGAAAATTAA